The proteins below are encoded in one region of Desulfomicrobium apsheronum:
- a CDS encoding Crp/Fnr family transcriptional regulator, producing the protein MDFMTAMGQSTLFKGLGPEELAQLERISEPRQYDKGDLLFGEGKEGVGFYVVLSGQVKVFKMSFDGREQILHILGPGDPLGEVPVFAGMNYPANAQALSKSALYFFPRKKLIELYRESPSLAMNMLAVLSRRLREFTVLIENLSLKEIPQRLATYLVHQQSLKPVSSRVKLSVTKGVLSNILGTSQETLSRVLGKMSQEGLIEVQGKEIIILDMERLRSLADGETRM; encoded by the coding sequence ATGGATTTCATGACCGCCATGGGGCAGAGCACGCTCTTCAAGGGGCTTGGCCCGGAGGAACTCGCGCAACTGGAGCGCATCAGCGAGCCGCGCCAATACGACAAGGGAGACCTGCTCTTTGGCGAAGGCAAGGAAGGGGTCGGGTTTTACGTCGTGCTGTCCGGACAGGTGAAGGTTTTCAAGATGTCTTTTGATGGCCGGGAACAGATTCTGCACATCCTCGGGCCCGGCGACCCGCTGGGCGAGGTGCCTGTCTTTGCCGGAATGAACTATCCGGCCAATGCCCAGGCCCTGAGCAAGTCGGCCCTCTATTTCTTTCCCCGTAAAAAACTTATCGAATTGTACCGCGAGAGCCCGTCCCTGGCCATGAACATGCTGGCCGTGCTGTCGCGCCGCCTGCGAGAGTTCACGGTTCTCATCGAGAACCTGTCCCTGAAGGAGATCCCCCAGCGCCTGGCCACGTACCTCGTGCATCAGCAGTCCCTGAAGCCCGTTTCCTCGCGGGTCAAGCTCAGCGTGACCAAGGGCGTGCTCTCCAACATCCTGGGCACGTCCCAGGAGACCCTCTCGCGCGTGCTCGGCAAAATGAGCCAGGAGGGGCTCATCGAGGTCCAGGGCAAGGAGATCATCATCCTGGACATGGAGCGGCTCCGATCCCTGGCGGACGGGGAGACGAGAATGTAG
- a CDS encoding ABC transporter permease, translating to MQEFALIMAGILLAGAPLVLATLGETITEKAGVINLSLDGTIILAAMASFALASITGSAWIGALGGMAVGALVASVLGLTNIYLGQSQLAVGFILTLLTRDLAYFLGHSYSRQPGPSLGYWGIPGLSDTPLLDLLLGRQSPVVSISLAAIALCWWWMYKTSAGMRLRAVGESPRAAFGRGIRVRLSRLMACLVGGALVGLAGAAYSLAVKPGWGRPQGCEGAGWIALAIVIFGGWHPVRAAIGAYFFAALQVSGIYLQDIFPSIPAQVFQVAPFPMMIVTLLAVNLGRVGFVQDMMRRYPFLGRFSGSWPITAPAALGQDFDPKKGL from the coding sequence ATGCAGGAATTCGCACTCATCATGGCCGGCATTCTCCTGGCCGGAGCACCGTTGGTCCTGGCCACCCTGGGCGAGACCATCACCGAGAAGGCGGGGGTCATCAACCTGTCCCTGGACGGAACCATAATCCTCGCCGCCATGGCCTCCTTCGCTCTGGCCTCGATCACGGGCAGCGCCTGGATCGGGGCTCTCGGCGGCATGGCCGTGGGGGCTCTTGTGGCCTCGGTGCTCGGCCTGACCAACATCTATCTTGGGCAATCGCAGTTGGCCGTGGGGTTCATCCTGACCCTTCTGACCCGCGACCTGGCCTATTTTCTGGGTCATTCGTACTCCCGGCAGCCCGGTCCGAGCCTTGGCTACTGGGGCATTCCCGGCCTTTCCGACACGCCGCTGCTGGACCTTCTGCTAGGACGGCAGTCGCCGGTGGTGAGCATCAGCCTGGCGGCCATCGCGCTGTGCTGGTGGTGGATGTACAAGACCAGTGCCGGAATGCGGCTGCGCGCCGTGGGCGAATCGCCCCGGGCGGCTTTTGGGCGCGGCATCCGGGTCAGGCTCTCAAGGCTCATGGCCTGTCTTGTCGGCGGGGCGTTGGTGGGACTTGCGGGAGCGGCCTACTCCCTGGCCGTGAAACCGGGCTGGGGACGCCCCCAGGGCTGTGAGGGAGCGGGCTGGATCGCCCTGGCCATCGTCATCTTCGGCGGCTGGCACCCGGTGCGGGCGGCCATCGGCGCCTATTTTTTCGCGGCGCTCCAGGTCTCGGGGATCTACCTGCAGGACATATTTCCTTCCATCCCGGCCCAAGTCTTCCAGGTGGCGCCCTTCCCCATGATGATCGTGACGCTTCTGGCCGTGAATCTCGGCCGGGTCGGCTTCGTCCAGGACATGATGCGTCGCTACCCCTTCCTCGGACGCTTCTCGGGCAGCTGGCCCATCACCGCGCCCGCGGCGTTGGGGCAGGATTTCGATCCGAAGAAGGGGCTATAG
- a CDS encoding ABC transporter permease, with amino-acid sequence MSHSSWLHQLLWIAVALTMALTLTVLVALPSGAPPFETLRILFMGGLGSASKFGQVLTVFVPLLLCSMGLLIPFTARLWNIGIEGQIVLGAIFCTGVLMPVDQGGPWHIALALGAGMLGGALWALLAGLLKTHGRVHEIFSGLGLNFVAMGLAIWLIFGPWKRPGMASMSGTETLHLSLWLERIGSLAVSWTALGLACAAFLLVALLLLRTQWGLGLRAVGQNPKAARLFDLSPRLRMLQAFALCGALGGLAGAVQVLGVYHRLLPSISSGYGYTALLIGMMAGFRILPVPFICFFFAVLNVGSIQLPLQLGLDSSLSGVIQGLLVLSVFVTQGIRTYVIRRREGR; translated from the coding sequence ATGTCGCATAGCTCGTGGTTGCACCAACTGCTCTGGATCGCCGTGGCGCTGACCATGGCACTGACCCTGACCGTGCTCGTGGCTCTGCCTTCCGGCGCGCCGCCCTTCGAGACCCTGCGCATTCTGTTCATGGGCGGCCTTGGCTCCGCGTCCAAGTTCGGGCAGGTGCTGACGGTCTTTGTCCCGCTGCTGCTCTGCTCCATGGGCCTGCTGATCCCGTTCACGGCCAGATTGTGGAACATCGGCATCGAAGGACAGATCGTGCTGGGAGCCATCTTCTGCACCGGCGTGCTCATGCCTGTAGATCAGGGCGGCCCCTGGCACATCGCCCTGGCTCTTGGAGCGGGCATGCTTGGAGGAGCGCTCTGGGCGCTTCTGGCCGGACTGCTCAAAACCCACGGCAGGGTGCACGAAATTTTTTCCGGTCTCGGACTCAACTTCGTGGCCATGGGACTGGCCATCTGGCTCATCTTCGGTCCCTGGAAGCGGCCTGGAATGGCCTCCATGAGCGGAACCGAGACCCTGCATCTCTCCCTGTGGCTTGAACGCATCGGCTCCCTCGCCGTCAGCTGGACGGCGCTTGGCCTCGCCTGCGCGGCATTCCTGCTGGTGGCGCTCCTGCTCCTGCGTACGCAGTGGGGACTGGGGCTACGGGCCGTGGGCCAGAACCCCAAAGCCGCCCGCCTCTTCGACCTGAGCCCGCGCCTGCGCATGCTGCAGGCCTTTGCCCTGTGCGGCGCCCTGGGCGGACTGGCCGGGGCGGTGCAGGTGCTGGGCGTCTATCATCGTTTGCTGCCGAGCATCTCCTCCGGCTACGGCTACACGGCCCTTCTGATCGGCATGATGGCGGGTTTTCGGATCTTGCCGGTGCCCTTCATCTGTTTCTTTTTCGCGGTGCTGAACGTGGGTTCGATCCAGCTTCCCCTGCAGCTTGGCCTGGATTCATCCTTAAGCGGCGTCATCCAGGGGCTCTTGGTCCTGTCGGTCTTCGTCACCCAGGGCATTCGCACCTACGTAATCCGTCGCCGGGAGGGACGCTGA
- a CDS encoding class I SAM-dependent methyltransferase, with product MSMYSKFAAWYDRIFPFSPGVYSFLTHHLGDRGGPVLDLGCGTGDYCAAFTRDGVRAVGVDLDSAMISQARARGPETEFHVLDMTEFPTLGGPWNMIYSIGNTAAHLPGGRFWSCVENVGERLLPGGVWIVQVMNWDYVLGLPAFNFPAKVMEGAVFHRAYKDITPEGLTFHTGLDIEGQRVFDDQVRLHPLSSAQMVAGHEARGFHLVEHVSDYSGSGFDPEVFSASIFVFKR from the coding sequence ATGTCCATGTATTCCAAGTTTGCCGCCTGGTACGACCGCATCTTTCCCTTCAGCCCCGGCGTTTACTCCTTCCTGACCCACCACCTCGGCGACCGGGGCGGGCCGGTTCTGGACCTTGGCTGCGGCACGGGCGACTACTGCGCCGCTTTCACCCGAGACGGCGTGCGGGCCGTGGGTGTCGACCTCGATTCCGCGATGATCTCCCAGGCTCGGGCCCGAGGACCGGAGACCGAATTTCATGTCCTGGACATGACCGAATTTCCGACTCTGGGCGGGCCCTGGAACATGATCTATTCCATCGGCAATACCGCCGCCCATCTGCCAGGGGGCCGCTTCTGGTCGTGCGTTGAAAACGTGGGCGAGCGGCTTTTGCCTGGCGGAGTGTGGATCGTGCAAGTCATGAACTGGGACTACGTCCTGGGCCTGCCTGCATTCAACTTTCCGGCCAAGGTCATGGAGGGGGCGGTCTTTCACCGCGCCTACAAAGACATCACGCCGGAAGGATTGACTTTTCATACCGGCCTCGACATCGAGGGGCAGCGGGTTTTCGACGACCAGGTGCGCCTGCATCCGCTGTCCTCGGCCCAGATGGTGGCCGGGCATGAGGCGCGCGGATTCCATCTGGTCGAGCATGTGTCCGACTACTCCGGCAGCGGCTTCGACCCAGAGGTTTTTTCAGCCAGCATCTTCGTATTCAAACGATAA
- a CDS encoding ATP-binding cassette domain-containing protein: MIVLQDISKHYGRVRANDSISLTLEPGRIYALVGENGAGKSTLMRILAGHTVPDSGTISMRGEVHPGLTPATAARLGVGMLYQDPLDFPALPVWENFRLSGPPRTRTQVVDRLGELSNHLGVCFLPEEPVTSMTVGERQLLELLRLLDLGATTLILDEPTTGITPEQKRGLFDLLARLARQQGHTVILVTHKLSEALEMADAIFVMRQGRLEARLTPPYDSTELVQRMFGDAATQSVDSALPETGQSSRVKLEEAIFAGPKYHLGPLNLSAAPGEIIGLAGLDGSGQELFLRGLCGLDRMPSGRLVLNEAGHTRTNFKTLRHEGVHFVPADRMSQALFPDLSIRDHILLAFPEHATRLEEFHQSQCVERFDLRAHPDTPAKDLSGGNQQRLLLSLIPDDAPLLLMEHPTRGLDAGSARQVWEHLRGRCASGATLFFFSPDLDEVIEHSHRVLVFFDRALVADVPRLNASVEILGALMAGKKPESAHVA; encoded by the coding sequence ATGATCGTTCTGCAAGACATCAGTAAGCACTACGGCCGGGTTCGGGCCAACGACTCCATCAGCCTGACCCTCGAACCCGGGCGCATCTACGCCCTGGTGGGTGAAAACGGGGCCGGCAAGAGCACGCTCATGCGCATCCTTGCCGGCCACACCGTGCCCGACTCCGGCACCATATCCATGCGCGGCGAGGTCCACCCGGGCCTCACCCCGGCCACGGCCGCCCGTCTTGGCGTGGGCATGCTCTACCAGGATCCGCTGGATTTCCCCGCCCTGCCGGTCTGGGAAAACTTCCGCCTCAGCGGTCCGCCCCGGACCAGAACGCAGGTCGTTGACCGGCTGGGCGAGCTCTCCAACCATCTGGGCGTGTGCTTCCTGCCCGAAGAACCAGTGACCTCCATGACCGTGGGCGAGCGCCAGCTGCTCGAATTGCTGCGGCTGCTCGACCTCGGAGCCACAACGCTCATTCTCGACGAGCCGACCACCGGCATCACCCCGGAACAAAAGCGCGGCCTCTTCGACCTTTTGGCACGGCTGGCCCGTCAGCAAGGACACACCGTCATCCTGGTCACGCACAAGCTCTCCGAGGCGCTGGAAATGGCCGACGCCATCTTCGTCATGCGCCAGGGACGCCTGGAGGCCCGGCTCACGCCCCCCTACGACTCCACGGAACTGGTCCAGCGCATGTTCGGCGATGCCGCCACGCAATCCGTGGACAGCGCATTGCCCGAGACGGGTCAGAGCAGTCGGGTAAAATTGGAAGAGGCGATATTCGCCGGACCCAAATACCACCTGGGACCCCTGAACCTTTCTGCCGCCCCCGGCGAAATCATCGGCCTGGCCGGACTCGACGGCAGCGGCCAGGAGCTTTTCCTGCGCGGACTGTGCGGCCTGGACCGCATGCCCTCAGGGCGTCTCGTTCTCAACGAAGCCGGGCACACCCGTACGAATTTCAAGACATTGCGCCACGAAGGCGTGCATTTCGTGCCTGCGGACCGCATGAGCCAGGCCCTCTTCCCGGACCTGTCCATCCGCGACCACATCCTGCTTGCCTTCCCGGAACACGCCACGAGGCTGGAAGAATTTCACCAGTCGCAATGCGTGGAGCGCTTCGACCTGCGCGCCCACCCGGACACCCCGGCCAAGGACCTGTCCGGCGGAAATCAGCAGCGCCTGCTTCTCTCCCTCATTCCCGACGACGCCCCGCTGCTGCTCATGGAGCACCCCACCCGAGGCCTTGATGCCGGATCGGCCAGGCAGGTCTGGGAGCATCTGCGCGGACGCTGCGCATCCGGCGCGACCCTCTTCTTCTTTTCACCCGATCTGGACGAGGTCATCGAACACAGCCACCGCGTGCTGGTCTTTTTTGATCGCGCGCTGGTGGCCGACGTGCCGCGCCTGAACGCGAGCGTGGAAATTCTTGGCGCCCTCATGGCCGGAAAAAAACCGGAGAGCGCTCATGTCGCATAG
- a CDS encoding ATP-binding protein, which yields MYTRHISANILEALPDTPVILIRGARQTGKTTLVRDIMPDHISSEYVTLDNALALAAAQSDPSGFIAGVAKPVVIDEIQKAPGLLPAIKEHVDRDRSPGRFILTGSSDIMAGLRISDSLAGRMEIFDLWPLSRAEISGSTINLVDALFTPELAWPTPTDTDVMSAVLTGGYPEALARSTERRRQAWFSAYVTTIVERDIRDLSNIQDLAAMPRLLQLLASRTGQLLSYADISRSLTIPQTTLKRYMALLEATFLIRELPAWAVNIGKRVTKASKLIFTDTGLAAHLAGLNSDRFTLDRQAFGHLLENHVVCEMAKHATWSETRATLSHFRSHTGQEVDLILEDPAGRIVGVEIKASATPTSSDFKGLRLLAQSCPGKFLRGIVLHLGPETVPFGESLHALPMAGM from the coding sequence ATGTACACACGCCATATCTCAGCCAACATACTGGAAGCATTGCCAGACACACCGGTGATCCTTATCCGGGGCGCACGACAGACCGGCAAGACAACCCTCGTTCGCGACATCATGCCGGATCACATTTCATCCGAGTATGTCACCTTGGACAATGCCCTTGCCCTCGCGGCGGCCCAGAGCGATCCGTCGGGCTTTATCGCCGGCGTCGCAAAGCCGGTTGTCATCGACGAAATCCAGAAAGCTCCAGGCCTTCTGCCCGCCATCAAGGAGCATGTTGACCGGGATCGCAGTCCCGGCCGCTTCATTCTGACCGGCTCCTCCGACATCATGGCCGGTTTGCGCATCTCCGACTCCCTGGCCGGACGCATGGAGATATTCGACCTGTGGCCTCTGTCCCGGGCTGAAATCTCGGGTTCGACCATCAATCTCGTGGACGCCCTGTTCACCCCGGAGTTGGCCTGGCCCACGCCGACGGATACCGACGTCATGAGCGCCGTGCTCACGGGCGGATATCCCGAAGCCTTGGCCCGGAGCACCGAGAGACGCAGGCAGGCCTGGTTTTCCGCATACGTAACCACCATCGTCGAACGGGACATACGCGACCTTTCGAACATCCAGGACCTCGCGGCCATGCCCCGTCTGCTCCAGCTCCTGGCCTCGCGCACCGGCCAGCTCCTGTCCTATGCCGACATCTCCCGCAGCCTGACCATCCCCCAGACCACGCTCAAGCGCTACATGGCCCTGCTGGAAGCCACGTTCCTCATCCGCGAATTGCCGGCATGGGCCGTGAACATCGGCAAGCGGGTCACCAAGGCGTCCAAGCTCATATTCACCGACACGGGCCTGGCCGCCCACCTGGCCGGGCTGAACTCCGATCGTTTCACCCTTGACCGCCAGGCTTTCGGACACCTCCTGGAGAACCATGTCGTTTGTGAGATGGCCAAGCACGCGACATGGTCTGAAACCAGGGCGACATTGAGCCATTTCAGGTCCCACACGGGCCAGGAAGTCGACCTCATCCTGGAAGACCCGGCCGGCCGCATTGTCGGAGTGGAAATCAAGGCTTCCGCCACGCCCACGTCATCCGACTTCAAAGGATTGCGCCTTCTGGCCCAGTCCTGCCCCGGAAAATTTCTGCGCGGAATCGTCCTGCACCTCGGCCCCGAAACCGTTCCCTTCGGGGAGAGCCTTCACGCACTGCCCATGGCGGGCATGTAG